A stretch of the Theileria equi strain WA chromosome 1, complete sequence genome encodes the following:
- a CDS encoding hypothetical protein (encoded by transcript BEWA_028860A) — protein MRILILLYTICILRHCSCGDVNEPKGTPDVSSGTIDQPSPNTTQDTINEQNAEYKDSLESSKDEKTTSDDSKEDSPNLSGKDEPIQETQRDSLKSEGGATGIGRVVRRDAIPINTAQAVWETGLRHPSDSPDDQEDGEKERRRQIERVMTSSSLEKFLQAEAAKSKAASTSPGCTLDIAKLNPSLCKLHEYYYDSHHIALIVPKEEVTVTGLVQAKFPIWIAKPGEFCEFSKLYLNKDNKPDLVLVAKRSASGVSARWYAKSLGVWVKWKNVEERINKLSTFIDRPATFVMNMDDTDDLPHCTIFDAKILGAQARLYFPKPGYYATEVKSGDVSIWKAEKGDKCMACDLYSRDGEPLFALISIRNEEGKTYRRFGRRDQEWNEMTEKEFNELRQELTTVKLAKSSTTGFIITPPTSPPPSRHSSIEASEDTHEAGSKKGFGSLRRMWKERREDIRSISKRIPSKEVVATYVGRKVNTFGRRIESLRRFRRPPLRAVTGDKEDTEEFDQLALINTQKEDATGVSTQGATLPDEQQTDASQTTIDLSNQDGQIYNSFFHHGESIPTVLIVPCTGVFVNEIVNGDERIWKAENGMSLDYSKLYMNSDNSPELIFIISSNNKGLDKRHFGLQNGKWVDCSDTYIDRLNDLRIAVDTTVDITINVEDAQDTENCTIFDAEICRVPIRSYIPNLGFNANKLVHNGEILWTASETEELISCIAYLKDGEPFLIIIKMFDSGEKTQKCYEKDENGWNVVDKATFDKKRSELIP, from the coding sequence ATGAGGATTTTAATACTATTATATACGATATGTATACTGAGACACTGTTCTTGTGGAGATGTGAATGAACCAAAGGGTACACCGGATGTCTCTTCTGGGACCATTGATCAGCCATCCCCCAATACCACACAAGACACAATCAATGAGcaaaatgcagaatatAAAGACTCATTAGAATCAtctaaagatgaaaagacAACTTCAGATGACTCAAAGGAGGATTCTCCGAATTTgtctggaaaagatgagCCCATACAAGAGACACAAAGGGACTCCTTAAAATCGGAAGGGGGAGCCACAGGAATCGGACGTGTTGTTAGACGGGACGCGATACCTATAAATACTGCACAGGCTGTATGGGAAACTGGTTTGAGGCATCCATCTGATTCTCCGGATGACCaagaagatggagaaaaggaGCGCAGAAGGCAAATTGAACGGGTGATGACCTCATCATCTCTTGAGAAATTCTTGCAGGCCGAAGCCGCCAAATCCAAAGCTGCATCTACATCTCCAGGTTGTACCCTGGACATCGCAAAACTCAATCCCTCCCTTTGCAAACTCCACGAATATTACTACGATAGTCATCACATTGCATTGATTGTTCCCAAGGAGGAAGTTACTGTAACGGGACTCGTTCAAGCAAAGTTCCCGATTTGGATCGCTAAGCCTGGAGAGTTTTGTGAGTTTTCAAAACTCTACCTCAACAAGGACAATAAACCTGACCTTGTACTTGTCGCAAAGAGGAGTGCATCCGGAGTATCTGCCAGGTGGTACGCAAAATCCTTGGGTGTCTGGGTgaaatggaaaaatgtTGAAGAGAGAATAAACAAGCTGAGCACATTTATAGATAGACCAGCTACGTTTGTAAtgaatatggatgatacaGATGACCTTCCACACTGCACAATCTTTGACGCCAAGATACTTGGAGCCCAGGCAAGGCTTTATTTCCCTAAACCAGGTTATTATGCTACTGAGGTAAAGAGTGGAGATGTGAGCATATGGAAGGCTGAGAAAGGTGATAAATGCATGGCATGCGATCTTTACTCTAGGGATGGAGAACCTTTGTTCGCTCTGATTTCCATTAGGAATGAAGAGGGAAAGACTTATAGGCGTTTTGGGAGAAGAGATCAAGAGTGGAATGAGATGACTGAGAAGGAGTTTAATGAATTGCGCCAGGAACTTACAACCGTTAAGCTGGCTAAAAGTAGCACTACTGGTTTCATAATTACACCACCGACATCTCCACCACCATCTAGACATTCTAGCATCGAGGCCTCAGAAGATACGCACGAAGCTGGATCAAAGAAAGGATTTGGGAGTCTTCGAAGGATGTGGAAGGAACGGAGAGAGGATATCAGGAGTATCTCAAAGAGAATCCCATCCAAGGAAGTGGTTGCTACATATGTTGGCAGGAAAGTGAATACCTTTGGGAGGAGGATAGAATCCCTCAGAAGGTTCAGGAGACCTCCCCTAAGGGCTGTGACTGGGGATAAGGAAGATACGGAGGAGTTTGACCAGCTGGCTCTGATAAATACACAAAAAGAAGATGCTACGGGGGTATCAACACAGGGTGCTACTTTACCAGATGAACAGCAGACAGATGCCTCACAGACTACAATAGACCTTTCCAATCAAGACGGCCAAATATACAACTCATTCTTTCACCACGGTGAAAGCATCCCTACGGTTTTGATTGTTCCATGCACTGGTGTTTTTGTGAATGAAATCGTCAATGGAGATGAACGAATATGGAAGGCGGAGAATGGAATGTCCCTCGACTATTCAAAGCTCTACATGAACAGTGACAATTCTCCAGAGcttatatttataattaGTAGCAACAATAAAGGATTGGACAAGAGACATTTTGGACTTcagaatggaaaatgggTGGACTGTTCAGATACATACATTGACAGGCTGAATGATTTAAGAATCGCCGTGGATACTACAGTGGATATTACAATAAATGTGGAGGATGCACAAGATACTGAAAACTGCACGATTTTTGATGCGGAGATATGCAGAGTTCCTATTCGTTCCTACATTCCAAATTTGGGCTTTAATGCGAATAAACTGGTCCACAATGGAGAGATACTATGGACAGCTAGTGAAACTGAGGAGTTAATTTCTTGCATTGCATACCTTAAGGATGGAGAACCATTTTTGATTATCATAAAGATGTTTGATTCGGGAGAAAAGACTCAAAAATGTTACGAGAAGGACGAGAATGGATGGAACGTTGTAGACAAGGCAACATTTGACAAGAAGAGATCTGAACTTATACCGTAG
- a CDS encoding RNA recognition motif domain containing protein (encoded by transcript BEWA_028890A), with protein MSDREDNSDAHLEITCDTLDDDDFIDEYIAADEDLGEEIHVTDDDAKPEKGNEEKGLEEYPCAPAPPVEIKLFLARIPKSYEESEIKKMFEEFGKVKEVAVIRDKNTNAHKCCAFVRMCSISQADAAIRSLNNQCVVDTALGSVQIKYAVGETDRLGFTSLVGEAGCNDAKLFVGSLPKTVDEAAIRELFKDYGTLDDVYIMKDQAGNGKGCAFVKMAYKEQGLFAIRSLNGKRTLEGCTRPLEVRFAESKAQAQKAQAKQQPPMAPANTNYGPGYGPGYGPVGGYGGPGYGHGPGGQYGGYGPGYGHGGPGQYGGYGGPGYGHGGGYGQYGPAPGAPVGGYGPGNYGGPNYVPNNNNPRKIGPWKEYVSPEGRPYFYNEHTGHTQWERPPEFQNAPVPGASGPNNGNTNNTNRGGTSMTSGPPGSNLFIFHIPNEWTYNDLVRSFSQFGRVISARIATDKSTGRHKGYAFVSYDNPDSASQAVANMNGFTVLGKRLKVTVKKGDEGGQTKFPLPPSQHGRSAPY; from the coding sequence ATGAGTGATAGAGAGGATAACTCTGACGCCCATTTGGAGATCACATGTGATACTTTGGATGACGACGACTTTATAGATGAATATATTGCGGCGGATGAGGACCTTGGTGAAGAGATCCACGTAACAGATGATGATGCCAAGCCAGAGAAAGGAAATGAGGAAAAGGGATTAGAAGAGTATCCATGTGCTCCTGCTCCTCCAGTGGAGATAAAACTATTTTTGGCCCGTATACCAAAGAGTTATGAGGAGTCTGAGATTAAGAAAATGTTTGAAGAGTTTGGCAAGGTGAAGGAAGTTGCAGTTATCAGAGATAAAAACACAAACGCGCACAAGTGCTGTGCATTTGTAAGGATGTGCTCCATTTCTCAGGCCGATGCCGCCATAAGAAGTTTAAATAACCAGTGTGTAGTAGACACTGCTCTAGGTTCAGTTCAGATAAAGTATGCAGTTGGTGAGACTGACAGGCTTGGTTTTACCTCCCTCGTTGGAGAAGCAGGTTGTAATGACGCCAAGCTTTTTGTAGGTTCACTACCAAAAACCGTTGATGAAGCCGCCATACGTGAACTTTTTAAAGATTATGGCACACTTGACGATGTATACATAATGAAGGATCAGGCTGGTAATGGCAAGGGTTGCGCCTTTGTGAAAATGGCCTATAAGGAGCAAGGGCTCTTTGCAATTCGCAGTTTAAATGGTAAGCGTACATTGGAAGGGTGCACCCGTCCTTTGGAGGTACGCTTTGCCGAATCTAAAGCACAGGCTCAAAAGGCACAAGCAAAACAGCAACCGCCAATGGCACCAGCAAACACAAATTATGGTCCAGGTTATGGCCCGGGATACGGTCCAGTTGGTGGTTATGGTGGACCTGGATATGGTCACGGTCCTGGAGGACAATACGGAGGCTATGGTCCAGGTTACGGACATGGTGGTCCTGGGCAATATGGTGGTTATGGTGGACCTGGATATGGTCATGGAGGAGGATATGGACAATATGGACCTGCTCCAGGTGCTCCAGTTGGTGGGTATGGACCAGGAAATTATGGTGGACCAAACTATGTTCCAAACAATAATAATCCTAGAAAAATTGGCCCATGGAAAGAATATGTTAGCCCAGAGGGTAGACCGTATTTCTATAATGAGCATACTGGTCATACACAATGGGAAAGGCCTCCAGAATTCCAGAATGCACCGGTTCCCGGCGCTTCAGGTCCTAACAATGGTAATACAAATAATACCAACCGGGGTGGAACTAGCATGACATCAGGTCCTCCAGGTTCAAatctcttcatcttccaCATTCCCAATGAATGGACATATAATGATCTTGTGCGTTCATTCTCTCAGTTTGGAAGGGTTATAAGTGCTAGAATCGCAACAGATAAATCTACAGGAAGGCACAAGGGATATGCCTTTGTTTCTTATGATAACCCAGATTCTGCTTCTCAGGCAGTTGCAAATATGAATGGTTTTACAGTCCTGGGAAAGCGTCTAAAGGTTACAGTAAAGAAAGGAGATGAAGGGGGGCAGACAAAATTCCCACTTCCTCCGTCTCAACACGGCAGAAGCGCTCCATATTAG
- a CDS encoding hypothetical protein (encoded by transcript BEWA_028870A) produces MTQMSTMTETEESRTDQKVAAFMVGFALAQVPRLAVSAGKFAAVRFRISSSYIPLFLNQMIISYRIAALIGTMVMNGLILGYPEFKKYLNIVSSICTSSMSLCYALTLVTFYTGGDQGYITAYYWGIVLTSFMYGCTVVSVTTLASSEIAAYLAAIPAACITSSSYHLSFIKLGNKYRLQNINYWVVVWQIITAICLAVIAAGIWIVAYGSSQTSSSSTSNDDFWTGIRLSWSPLFLAAFGYGLQYAFYPAIAPYKLAGIQKGFYISLTLLYTGAIPPAILLYLKETGKGPDKNWTTYWGWHYSWFLFALEVTCAYIFTIILHYPDGFIARTLRHSTILLTLVIVLYDMCVHTTRGIGSNGASRQTKEGNGKKNSKMATLNTLLYSIMQLIFAFMGNGYLKTYRQAEKDPDNWPTKHFTTRKAFWYWCGCSTKCACKNLVTAFTTDVRGSIVEKKEHLYIVYADEVDNIRKPPKTKNPKVMKIVYDI; encoded by the coding sequence ATGACACAGATGAGCACAATGACAGAGACGGAGGAAAGCCGTACTGACCAAAAGGTGGCAGCCTTTATGGTTGGCTTTGCCCTAGCCCAGGTACCTCGTTTAGCAGTTTCTGCCGGTAAGTTTGCTGCTGTAAGGTTCAGGATCAGTTCTAGCTACATTCCTCTCTTCCTTAATCAGATGATTATCTCATATAGAATTGCTGCTTTAATTGGGACAATGGTGATGAACGGATTAATTCTGGGTTATCCTGagtttaaaaaatatctGAACATTGTATCGTCCATATGTACCTCTTCAATGTCGCTTTGTTATGCTCTAACGTTAGTGACATTCTACACTGGAGGAGACCAAGGGTACATTACAGCTTACTACTGGGGTATTGTATTGACATCATTCATGTACGGTTGTACTGTTGTCTCTGTAACAACTTTGGCATCGAGCGAGATTGCAGCATATCTAGCTGCTATACCAGCGGCGTGCAtcacttcttcctcataCCATCTCTCATTTATCAAACTTGGGAATAAATATAGGCTTCAGAATATAAACTACTGGGTAGTAGTATGGCAAATTATCACTGCGATTTGTTTAGCAGTAATTGCAGCAGGAATTTGGATAGTTGCATATGGCAGTAGCCAGACTAGTAGCAGTAGTACTagtaatgatgattttTGGACTGGTATAAGACTATCTTGGTCACCACTATTTTTGGCTGCATTTGGTTATGGACTACAATATGCTTTCTACCCTGCCATTGCACCTTATAAGCTTGCTGGTATTCAAAAGGGTTTTTACATTTCCTTGACTCTGCTTTATACTGGAGCAATACCACCTGCAATTCTACTATATCTTAAAGAAACAGGTAAGGGTCCAGATAAAAATTGGACTACTTATTGGGGATGGCATTATTCTTGGTTCCTTTTTGCTCTAGAGGTTACATGTGCATACATTTTCACGATTATATTGCACTATCCAGACGGGTTTATAGCCAGAACACTTAGGCATAGCACGATACTCCTCACACTTGTTATTGTCTTGTATGATATGTGTGTACATACTACTAGGGGTATTGGATCTAACGGGGCCTCCAGACAAACTAAAGAGGGTAATGGTAagaaaaactcaaaaatgGCTACACTAAATACGTTACTTTATTCTATAATGCAGTTGATATTCGCCTTTATGGGTAATGGTTACCTCAAGACATACAGGCAGGCAGAGAAGGATCCAGACAACTGGCCTACCAAACACTTTACCACAAGAAAGGCGTTCTGGTACTGGTGTGGATGCTCCACCAAGtgtgcatgcaaaaatCTTGTTACGGCCTTCACTACAGACGTCAGAGGATCTATCGTTGAAAAGAAGGAGCATCTCTATATTGTATATGCCGATGAAGTGGATAATATTAGAAAGCCTCCCAAGACGAAAAATCCTAAAGTAATGAAGATAGTTTATGACATATAA
- a CDS encoding hypothetical protein (encoded by transcript BEWA_028880A), with product MTFNALAQSLVDYKYIDNDVEIMSWTTRKLEILKVVRDSRCDIICLQEIDEADYHDFFVAEFKALGYSVIYKKKLQNRLDGIAVLYRPSRFKLLVQRDVEFSSEHGQYDKPQVALVVALEDVNSDVYIVSNTHLLFNKNRGDIKAYQLLMLLNVINEFKAELRERNPIVLMCGDFNITPQSLLYSFLDEGVAVLKNSNPKRISGQYLMFDETYLTSSAGHSDAGSTVGSFKHYADDVYGNVKNAKLPREDEEEEETEQEMEWYIELRNKHSQLFKGDGVVLTATEASTDETDPEHSILLSPLVLKSAYNRDADVEDMKAEPAYTAYHGWQRGCVDYIWYDPQQLVVEAIYEMPLYKRVRAGGNLPNKHWPSSDHFSLISQFKRG from the coding sequence ATGACGTTTAATGCTCTTGCACAAAGTTTGGTCGACTACAAATATATAGACAATGACGTGGAAATAATGAGTTGGACAACGAGGAAAttggagattttaaaagttGTCAGAGATTCTCGTTGCGATATTATTTGTCTTCAAGAGATTGATGAGGCTGATTATCACGATTTTTTTGTAGCTGAATTCAAAGCCCTTGGTTATTCTGTAATATACAAGAAGAAACTACAAAATAGGCTAGATGGTATAGCTGTGCTATATAGGCCGTCTAGGTTTAAGTTGTTGGTCCAAAGAGACGTTGAATTCTCATCTGAGCATGGGCAATATGACAAACCACAAGTTGCGCTTGTGGTAGCCCTGGAAGATGTCAATAGTGATGTCTACATTGTATCAAATACGCATTTGTTGTTCAACAAAAATCGGGGGGATATAAAGGCATACCAATTGTTAATGCTACTTAATGTGATTAATGAATTCAAGGCTGAATTAAGAGAACGCAATCCAATTGTTCTGATGTGTGGAGACTTTAATATCACTCCACAAAGTCTCTTGTACAGCTTTTTGGATGAGGGGGTCGCAGTGTTAAAAAATTCTAATCCGAAGCGCATTTCTGGGCAGTATTTAATGTTTGATGAGACGTATCTTACATCCTCTGCTGGCCATTCTGATGCGGGATCTACAGTAGGAAGTTTTAAACATTATGCGGATGACGTTTACGGTAACGTTAAAAATGCCAAATTGCCTagggaagatgaagaagaggaagaaacGGAACAGGAGATGGAATGGTATATAGAATTACGTAATAAACATTCGCAGCTTTTTAAAGGTGATGGTGTAGTCCTCACTGCTACTGAGGCATCTACAGATGAAACTGATCCTGAGCACAGCATACTTTTGTCCCCACTAGTACTCAAGAGTGCTTACAATAGAGATGCAGACGTGGAAGATATGAAGGCAGAACCCGCCTATACAGCTTACCATGGGTGGCAAAGAGGATGTGTGGATTATATTTGGTACGATCCCCAACAACTGGTTGTAGAGGCAATTTACGAAATGCCACTCTATAAACGCGTCCGTGCGGGAGGAAACTTGCCAAACAAACACTGGCCCTCATCGGATCACTTTAGTTTAATCTCACAGTTCAAGAGAGGGTAa